One part of the Candidatus Parvarchaeota archaeon genome encodes these proteins:
- the msrA gene encoding peptide-methionine (S)-S-oxide reductase MsrA — MSSKPKSELATFAAGCFWGVEETFRQLTGVLSTYVGYTGGNFENPTYKDVCTDKTGHVEAVQIEFDPKLVTFEKLLDIFWSSHNPTTPNQQGPDYGSQYRSAIFFHSKKQQQSALKSMNGLERSGKWEGRKIVTQIVPASKFFKAEEHHQKYLMKKGLSSCHF; from the coding sequence ATTTCGTCAAAGCCAAAATCCGAGCTTGCAACCTTTGCCGCAGGCTGCTTTTGGGGCGTCGAGGAAACCTTTAGACAGTTGACAGGAGTGCTTTCAACATATGTTGGCTATACTGGAGGAAACTTTGAAAATCCGACCTACAAGGATGTCTGCACTGACAAAACTGGCCATGTCGAAGCTGTGCAAATCGAGTTTGACCCAAAGCTTGTAACCTTTGAAAAGCTGCTTGATATTTTTTGGTCAAGCCACAACCCGACAACCCCAAACCAACAAGGTCCTGATTACGGTTCGCAGTACAGGTCTGCCATATTCTTCCATTCCAAAAAGCAACAGCAATCAGCACTCAAATCAATGAACGGGCTTGAGCGATCTGGAAAGTGGGAAGGGCGAAAGATTGTCACCCAAATTGTCCCTGCATCAAAATTTTTCAAGGCAGAAGAGCACCATCAAAAATACTTGATGAAAAAGGGGCTCTCAAGCTGCCATTTTTGA